A segment of the Oncorhynchus tshawytscha isolate Ot180627B linkage group LG06, Otsh_v2.0, whole genome shotgun sequence genome:
GGAGTGATTCATGCTTAATCAAGCAGAATGTTTCCCTAATATTTGAGTCATTAGGTGAGACACAAATGTTCTGCTTCCCCTTTAAGGGACGGGCTGTTATTGtcgtaaatcaaatcaaattttatttgtcacatacacatggttagcagatgttaatgtgagtgtagcgaaatgcttgtgcttctagttccgacaatgcagtaataaccaacgagtaatctagctaacaattccaaaactactaccttatacacacaagtgtaaagggataaagaatatgtacataaagatatatgaatgagtgatggtacagagcggcataggcaagatgcagtagatggtatcgagtacagtatatacatatgagatgagtatgtaaacaaagtggcatagtttaaagtggctagtgatacatgtattacataaagatgcagtagatgatatagagtacagtatatacgtatacatatgagataaataatgtagggtatgtaaacatattaagtagcattgtttaaagtggctagtaatatattttacatcaattcccattattaaagtggctggagttgagtcagtgtgttggcagcagccactcaatgttagtggtggctgtttaacagtctggccttgagatagaagctgtttttcagtctctcggtcccagctttgatgcacctgtactgacctcgccttctggacgatagcggggtgaacaggcagtggctcgggtggttgttgtccttgatgatctttatggccttcctgtgacatcgggtggtgtaggtgtcctggagggcaggtagtttgcccccggtgatgtgttgtgcagacctcactaccctctggagagccttacggttgtgggcggagcagttgccgtaccaggcggtgatacagcccgacaggatgctctcgattgtgcatctgtagaagtttgtgagtgcttttggcaCTTGTCTGTGATGGGGAGAAAATCTCAGACTGCGAGGTCTCTTCCCTAGGAGCAGTCCTTTGCAGCAATCTCAAACATTGGAAAAACAACCTAGCGTGTGAACAAAACGATGTTACTGGCCAAGAACATAAGGATAAAGTCACACTTCAGTAGCCTTTCTTGTCAATTCGATAACTTCTACATTGGTGCTTTGCCAACatggctggtgaaatagacattcTTACCCACCAATCACAATCTGCCTGTATTTGGCAGGTGTTAATTTCCCGCCCTGAACACCCACCAACGTGGCGGGTGAAATTGTAATCTTAACCGCCAATGCCAAAATCATAATTTTAAGCACTGTTTAGGTGGCTTTTGTTTTTCCATATTCTTTTTTTTGCCCCCTACTACTTTCAGATAAACCAAAAGCAGGTGAAAAGAAGCAGGCATGATCAATTTGTGGGATTTTGGTCTGTTTATGAAAGGGATATAAAAATGACTCTCCCCTTTGTCTCACTGTCCTCCGACCATGTATCTCCAACTTGGATTCTGGTGAGCTACTGGTTGTGCAGGCTTCTGTTCCAGCCTAGCACTAATAGACTTTTTAAAAGCAATCAACTAAACACAGTCTGGACAACGATTATATGAATCAAGTGTCAGTACTGAGATGAAACAAAGGCCTACATGCAGCAGCTCTACAGAATCTGAGTTGGAGTTCCCTGTGCCTCTACCATGTGTCTGACTCTGAGTGACTGTTGGCAGGTACTGAATGGACAGAAGAAGTATCAGATCCGTCTCAAGAGCTCAGCAGGACCCATTGAGGTTCTTCTAGTAAACAAGGACCCGTCCAGCCCATCTCCAGTGGTACTGCCCGTCCCCCCACCAGAGGACATGCTCCAGAGCCTGCCAGTGCCTGCTGCTGCAAACCCAAAACCAGCACCCGCTGCCCCCTCCCAGCCCAACCAGCCTCTGACCCCCTCCTCCAACCCCAGTTCTGCCACACTCTCACCGGCTTCCACAGCTACTACCAACCAGGCAGTCACCACCGCAGGTACGATTTGGTCTGAAAAAGGGCAGACTTCTTACTGTATGCTTGTCTTTATCTGAGCACTGGAAGGACAGCAAAATGTCATTCTCATATCATTGTCCTACTTTTACAGTGTCTAGCAAAAACGTCAGCACACTGACTGTTTCCACACCCACTACAAACACAACTGCCCAACTGACAACTCTGTTGGACACCCAGCCTCTCCAGTCCTCTGCCTCATTGGATGGcttctcttcctcatcttcaGCAATCTTTGGACCAATCAAGACTGACCCCTCAGAACGTAACTGTCACCTGCTGTTTCCTTAAGAGTATAATGCTTCTCTATCCTGGTACAAAATCATACAAGGGGGACACCACAGAACTACAAAATATACATCAAAGTCTAGGTTTATTTAGGGAGTGCGTGCACTCTTTATCAATCCTTTTCTGACGTTATTGAGTGAGTGACTGTTTTTTGTCTTCTGTTTGTAGTGCTGGATTTCCCCAAAGAACTTTCTGAtatgtttgacccaagtaaagGTAAAGATCACCTCCACAAATTATGAAATCTATTGGGAGTTATTTTTCTATGGCAAATGTTATCAATGCTGGCAATTACTTGAGATTATAGCTACCAGAATAAATGTTTTGCACCTTTTTTAATTCTAACCCCTCatccccatatctctccctctcacactgtctctcggAGTAGAGATCATGAGTGCAGACCTGTTGGAGGAGTTGATGTCTTCTGAAGGTAAGTTGCCATGCCTACAGGTCTGCTTATTTGGATTTGTGGATCAGTAGAGATATACTTGACATATCAAGTTGAGAAATACATTCCTCCTCCCTGATCTCTTTGTAccggtctctctctttcccagtgttctctccactcctccgtcTGTCTCCCCCGCCGGGTGACCACGACTATATCTATAACCTTGACGAAACCGAAGGCCTTTGTGACCTCTTTGATGTTCCTATCCTTAATCTTTGACCTCTGAGCTGAGTTCCCAATAGTGTATTATGTAAGGAAATCTAAGAACAAAACATGTTGACCATTTTTATATGGGAAAAAAAACAAATGAGTGATTTTATTTTTGGATCCCTATGTATTAGAAGATTTTtctgtgtaaaaaaacaaacaaaacaagtgTTGTTAGTCTGATGCTCTTCTTTCTCTTACCCAAATCGTTCCACTTAACATTGGCAGCAAATGTTTCAGGGCGTAGTGGCTCTAAGTTAGATGAAAAGGGGGATAAAGAAATATTGTCCTCTCCAAACTGAACTGATGATCTCTCTGGTGAAATTCCTTTCTCATGCTGGTCTGTGATGAGCTATATTCCCTCCTTCCATCTATGTTTTGAAGTAAGTTACAAACTGGCAAAAGCAGTCATCAACGCGTTCTGATCCTCATCAACACAGTGTCAACAGATTCAGAGACACCCAGGCAGCTGCACACACACGTACGTGtgaatgtgtacacacacagctgATCAAATATGCACTGTTCTGTGTAtatagagaatatatatatatt
Coding sequences within it:
- the e2f4 gene encoding transcription factor E2F4, whose protein sequence is MELESGRTELGAMGDSLQPQTPSRHEKSLGLLTTKFVTLLQEAKDGVLDLKAAADTLAVRQKRRIYDITNVLEGIGLIEKKSKNSIQWKGVGPGCNTREIADKLIDLKAELDDLDKREHELDQQRVWVQQSIKNVTDDSQNSPMAYVKHEDLCSAFKGDTLLAIRAPTGTQLEVPIPESVLNGQKKYQIRLKSSAGPIEVLLVNKDPSSPSPVVLPVPPPEDMLQSLPVPAAANPKPAPAAPSQPNQPLTPSSNPSSATLSPASTATTNQAVTTAVSSKNVSTLTVSTPTTNTTAQLTTLLDTQPLQSSASLDGFSSSSSAIFGPIKTDPSELLDFPKELSDMFDPSKEIMSADLLEELMSSEVFSPLLRLSPPPGDHDYIYNLDETEGLCDLFDVPILNL